In a single window of the Hoyosella subflava DQS3-9A1 genome:
- a CDS encoding MarR family winged helix-turn-helix transcriptional regulator: protein MSQQQGLPFDPIAEARRHWEEHGWADAASGMAAVTSVMRAHQLMLARVESVLRPHSLTFSRYEVLTLLTFTQRGELPMSKASTRLQVHPTSITNAVDRLEAAGLVERIPHPDDRRTTLVRITDTGRDVAERATKDLNEYVFADPGISEEHIAQLVAVLAEFRVNAGDFHLPE, encoded by the coding sequence GTGAGCCAACAGCAAGGACTGCCGTTCGATCCAATCGCCGAAGCGCGACGCCATTGGGAGGAGCACGGCTGGGCAGATGCAGCGTCCGGCATGGCCGCGGTGACTTCAGTGATGCGAGCCCACCAACTGATGCTCGCCCGAGTCGAAAGCGTTCTCCGCCCGCACAGCCTCACTTTCTCCCGGTATGAGGTCCTGACACTCCTGACCTTCACCCAGCGCGGCGAACTCCCGATGAGTAAGGCCAGCACGCGGCTCCAAGTACACCCGACGAGCATCACCAACGCCGTCGACCGCCTTGAGGCGGCAGGACTAGTGGAGCGGATCCCTCACCCCGACGACCGGAGAACCACCCTCGTCCGGATCACCGACACTGGTCGCGACGTCGCTGAGCGTGCGACGAAAGATCTCAACGAATACGTTTTCGCTGATCCTGGCATATCCGAAGAGCACATCGCTCAACTCGTCGCCGTGCTCGCAGAGTTCCGCGTCAATGCAGGCGATTTTCACCTCCCCGAGTGA
- a CDS encoding alpha/beta fold hydrolase, giving the protein MCRRVSGLLAAVTSLLMLAGIVWGGVASARPAYPIPDPDPFYSEPADLAALSPGDVVRVQRVDTRAYADSEGWQIAFRSTNSHGAPILGVTTVLVPRGVSQPPILSYQAIVNALGSRCAPSRGLFNLEQVEAPGLLIPLSRGWAVSVPDHLGPEGAYGAARLGGMITLDSIRAVKQAAELGLADAPVALAGYSGGGMASAWAAAMAPEYAPELAIAGVVQGGIPADLEQMANIIGSDAHPGFGLGFAAAIGLEREYPDRFQMERELNPQGRWLRDFISNECRRFILFHGAFRSARDLTNSPGWMSNGEAREVLRENSLRYFAGVPNMPIYMWHGRLDPLTPYDGIEEIAQRYCAQGVQLQFVTHDIAEHLIPAALGFEEAYEYLAARFRGEAAPSNC; this is encoded by the coding sequence ATGTGCCGTCGTGTTTCGGGCTTGCTTGCTGCCGTGACCAGTTTGCTCATGCTTGCGGGAATCGTCTGGGGTGGTGTGGCTTCCGCGCGTCCGGCGTATCCGATTCCTGATCCAGACCCCTTCTACAGTGAACCTGCCGATCTCGCGGCTCTGTCGCCGGGTGACGTCGTACGGGTGCAGCGGGTCGATACACGCGCGTATGCGGATTCCGAGGGGTGGCAGATCGCGTTCCGTTCGACGAACTCACACGGTGCCCCGATCCTCGGTGTGACGACCGTCCTCGTGCCGCGCGGTGTATCGCAACCGCCGATCCTCTCTTACCAGGCGATTGTGAACGCGCTCGGCTCGCGATGTGCGCCTTCGCGTGGGTTGTTCAACCTCGAGCAGGTAGAAGCGCCGGGGCTACTGATCCCGTTGTCTCGTGGGTGGGCGGTGTCGGTTCCTGACCACCTGGGGCCCGAGGGGGCCTATGGAGCCGCTCGGCTTGGAGGAATGATCACCCTCGACAGTATTCGTGCGGTCAAGCAGGCGGCAGAGCTGGGTCTCGCGGACGCGCCGGTGGCTCTCGCCGGGTATTCCGGAGGCGGTATGGCCAGCGCATGGGCTGCCGCGATGGCGCCCGAGTACGCCCCTGAACTTGCGATCGCCGGCGTTGTCCAGGGCGGCATTCCTGCTGATCTGGAACAGATGGCGAACATAATCGGGTCGGACGCGCATCCCGGCTTCGGCCTTGGCTTTGCCGCAGCCATCGGTCTCGAACGCGAGTATCCAGATCGCTTTCAGATGGAGCGAGAACTCAACCCACAGGGCCGGTGGCTCCGCGACTTCATCAGCAATGAGTGCCGACGCTTCATTCTCTTTCACGGCGCGTTCCGCAGCGCGCGCGACCTGACCAACTCCCCGGGCTGGATGTCAAACGGCGAGGCACGCGAGGTTCTCCGTGAGAACAGCCTGCGATATTTCGCTGGCGTGCCCAACATGCCGATATACATGTGGCACGGTCGCCTTGATCCCCTCACGCCATACGACGGGATCGAGGAGATCGCGCAGAGGTACTGCGCACAAGGCGTGCAGCTACAGTTCGTCACACATGACATCGCTGAGCACCTCATCCCGGCAGCGCTCGGATTCGAGGAAGCATACGAGTACCTGGCGGCCCGGTTCCGGGGAGAAGCGGCTCCGTCGAACTGCTAG
- a CDS encoding SMP-30/gluconolactonase/LRE family protein, which produces MDFSQVRVIPVPGQGPEDILIDDRERIYTGLLDGRIVRIDEHAGGVETIASLPGRPLGIEFHGEDELVVCASDKGLLKVDIATGNYTALTESVDGRNVRACNNAAVASDGTIYFSDSSTDFDVPSWRREMILKLGSGRLIRRDPDGSAQVIADGLQFANGVALCVDESAVFVAETTTRSLRKVSLTGADAGAVTTVCRDLPGYPDNCSTGSDGLIWIALPNPEKRVLGFVHQAPVIARKLVSRLPEYLMPRPADTVAAVALNDSGEIVRRYEGVIRDFPMLTSVREYDGRLWFGSLEAYGVATAPR; this is translated from the coding sequence ATGGATTTCTCGCAGGTTCGTGTCATTCCCGTTCCTGGACAAGGACCCGAAGACATCCTGATCGATGACCGTGAGCGCATCTATACGGGTCTCCTCGACGGCCGTATTGTGCGCATCGATGAGCATGCTGGTGGCGTCGAAACGATTGCCTCTTTGCCGGGCCGCCCGTTGGGTATCGAATTCCACGGGGAAGACGAACTCGTGGTGTGCGCGTCAGACAAAGGCCTTCTCAAGGTCGACATTGCCACAGGCAACTACACCGCGCTGACGGAGTCGGTTGACGGTCGGAATGTGCGCGCGTGCAATAACGCGGCAGTCGCGAGTGACGGCACGATCTATTTCAGCGATTCCTCCACAGATTTCGACGTTCCCAGCTGGCGACGGGAAATGATCCTCAAACTCGGAAGTGGGCGTCTGATTCGCCGAGACCCCGATGGCTCTGCCCAGGTCATAGCGGATGGATTACAGTTTGCCAATGGTGTCGCACTGTGCGTCGATGAGTCGGCGGTGTTCGTTGCTGAAACGACGACGCGGTCGCTGCGGAAGGTGAGTCTCACGGGCGCCGATGCGGGAGCTGTCACTACTGTGTGCCGCGATCTGCCAGGCTATCCGGACAACTGCTCCACCGGTTCGGACGGCCTGATCTGGATTGCTCTCCCCAACCCCGAAAAGCGGGTGCTCGGTTTTGTGCATCAGGCTCCGGTCATCGCGCGCAAACTGGTCTCGCGGCTACCGGAATACCTGATGCCGCGTCCCGCGGACACCGTTGCTGCGGTCGCCCTCAACGACTCAGGAGAGATCGTGCGCCGATACGAGGGAGTTATCCGTGACTTCCCGATGCTCACGTCGGTGCGGGAGTATGACGGTCGGCTCTGGTTCGGCTCACTGGAGGCGTATGGGGTAGCGACAGCGCCACGCTGA
- a CDS encoding tryptophan-rich sensory protein: protein MAMRIAVLSAAVIALAGFLAGAGHVGNSSVAAAADGVFGSPTLVSPHSPAFGIWAVIYLGIFGYAVWQALPAQADSARLRYVRPLTVAAILLNATWLAVVLMGHVLLSVLVVAALFTVLVALTVRLAELCPETRTERVLVDGTFGLYLGWICLTVFANVAVWLSSMGVSAGATAWSVIVLTAAGAAGVALILLTGSRIAVAFGLIWALSWIAYGRMAGEAPNTASAIAAACAAFVVMGAGFLKVVPGHSYPRLRMWSAGRGGHDVASQR, encoded by the coding sequence ATGGCAATGCGTATTGCGGTATTGAGTGCCGCTGTCATTGCGCTCGCTGGTTTTCTCGCAGGGGCTGGGCACGTGGGCAACTCCTCGGTGGCCGCTGCTGCCGATGGCGTATTCGGGAGCCCCACTCTGGTGTCACCGCATTCTCCCGCTTTCGGTATCTGGGCGGTGATCTACCTGGGCATCTTCGGGTATGCGGTGTGGCAGGCGCTGCCAGCACAAGCGGATTCGGCTCGACTGAGGTATGTCCGTCCCCTTACCGTTGCGGCGATTCTGCTGAATGCGACTTGGCTCGCAGTCGTTCTCATGGGGCACGTGCTGCTGAGCGTGCTCGTAGTTGCTGCGCTTTTCACCGTTCTCGTCGCGCTGACTGTTCGGCTCGCGGAGCTGTGCCCGGAGACCCGGACCGAACGGGTGCTCGTTGATGGCACCTTTGGCCTCTATCTGGGATGGATCTGCCTCACTGTATTTGCGAACGTCGCAGTGTGGCTGTCCTCAATGGGGGTTAGTGCGGGCGCGACGGCGTGGTCGGTGATCGTGCTCACCGCAGCGGGAGCAGCAGGCGTGGCGCTGATACTTCTGACCGGAAGCCGGATCGCCGTCGCCTTCGGTCTCATCTGGGCGCTCAGCTGGATCGCCTACGGGCGTATGGCAGGGGAGGCGCCAAACACGGCCAGCGCTATCGCTGCAGCTTGTGCTGCATTCGTCGTTATGGGCGCCGGTTTCCTGAAGGTGGTTCCGGGGCACAGCTACCCTCGGCTTAGAATGTGGTCAGCCGGGCGAGGAGGGCATGATGTCGCATCACAGCGCTGA
- a CDS encoding 3' terminal RNA ribose 2'-O-methyltransferase Hen1, whose translation MLLTITTTHHPATDLGFLLHKHPDRAQQITVSHGVAHVFYPEATPDQCTAALFVEVDPVALVRGRSRKQSGPLAQYINDRPYAAGSQLAVALRAAFATALRGRCESHPHLAQTSIPLSIHVPSLPVHSGSDGCRGGGGVDLVSRLFSPLGWTVTATAQPVDATIPHWGVAPYADTRLEGTFRLADALSHLYVLLPVLDGGHHFWVTEAEVSKLLRSGEAWLSTHPERDLITNVYLARSRPLVESVNEQLDMFHRIADGPAAIEADAPADITADPQHNVPLATLRRRAVLEQLRRADAKRILDLGCGPGALLDELRHDNTFSEIVGTDVSAYALRQAERKLHLDRADAARSTVRLRQSSLMYTDPALRGFDAAVLMEVIEHIDPDRLPAATHSVFGAARPRTVIVTTPNAEYNALFPGLAAGEFRHADHRFEWSRTEFQHWAEATAATYDYSTELLPVGPVHPDRGAPTQMAIFTAGGVT comes from the coding sequence GTGCTGCTCACGATCACAACAACCCATCATCCAGCGACTGACCTCGGTTTTCTTCTCCACAAGCACCCGGACCGTGCGCAGCAAATTACGGTTTCGCACGGCGTGGCCCACGTTTTCTACCCGGAAGCGACACCAGACCAGTGCACCGCCGCACTGTTCGTGGAGGTGGACCCTGTCGCGCTTGTTCGCGGCCGCTCCCGGAAACAGAGTGGCCCGCTGGCTCAGTACATCAATGACCGGCCCTACGCGGCAGGATCGCAATTGGCTGTGGCGCTGCGTGCTGCCTTCGCCACCGCGCTTCGGGGTCGTTGCGAGTCCCATCCCCACTTGGCGCAGACATCAATTCCCTTGAGCATTCATGTTCCTTCGCTGCCAGTCCATTCCGGCAGCGACGGCTGCAGGGGCGGGGGTGGCGTGGACCTCGTCTCGCGCCTGTTCAGCCCCCTAGGCTGGACAGTGACCGCTACCGCGCAGCCGGTCGACGCTACGATTCCGCACTGGGGCGTCGCACCCTATGCGGACACCCGACTGGAGGGAACCTTCCGCCTCGCGGACGCCCTGAGTCATCTCTACGTTTTGTTGCCTGTCCTGGACGGCGGACACCACTTCTGGGTGACTGAAGCGGAAGTCAGCAAACTTCTCCGTTCAGGTGAAGCTTGGCTCAGCACCCATCCCGAACGTGACCTGATCACCAACGTCTATCTGGCGAGGTCGCGCCCCCTCGTCGAGAGCGTGAACGAGCAACTCGACATGTTTCACCGCATCGCCGACGGACCAGCTGCGATCGAGGCGGACGCGCCAGCCGACATCACTGCAGATCCCCAGCACAATGTTCCGCTCGCGACGCTACGGCGCCGCGCCGTGCTCGAACAACTCCGCCGCGCGGACGCGAAACGCATCCTCGATCTGGGATGCGGCCCCGGTGCGCTCCTCGATGAGCTGCGACATGACAACACGTTCAGTGAAATCGTCGGAACTGACGTATCGGCCTATGCGCTGCGACAAGCGGAGCGGAAACTGCACCTCGACAGGGCTGATGCGGCCCGCTCCACAGTGCGGCTGCGGCAGTCGTCGCTGATGTACACCGACCCGGCCCTTCGCGGCTTCGACGCCGCCGTCCTGATGGAGGTCATTGAACACATCGACCCAGACCGGCTGCCTGCAGCCACCCACAGCGTCTTCGGGGCCGCGCGTCCGCGCACCGTCATCGTCACTACACCGAACGCCGAATACAACGCGCTCTTCCCGGGCCTGGCGGCAGGTGAGTTCCGCCATGCCGACCATCGATTCGAGTGGTCGCGCACCGAATTCCAGCACTGGGCTGAAGCCACCGCCGCAACCTACGACTACTCGACCGAGCTATTGCCGGTAGGGCCCGTGCACCCTGATCGCGGTGCACCGACCCAGATGGCGATTTTCACGGCAGGGGGCGTGACATGA